In Rhodanobacter denitrificans, a single window of DNA contains:
- a CDS encoding GNAT family N-acetyltransferase, translating into MPFISQLEPDALLAAFMLEPPIGFVVDHSPQGMPVFVAPFDLLTTADEALRRRLAALPLYRHWSRLLRWRTRFAGTTVTEYAPLPAGVSPVRLAQGLKAAFGRECALLIVKDIAQESPLLDEAANAHAGAFAAACVAAGFVLLEGQALAFVPIDFGSDDDYLARLSHSRRKNIRRKLRSRADLEIETLRTGDACFRDEATLAAFHALFDNVYAQSTIHFDRLSAAFFRLLLQDAASGGVVFVYRHAGKMIGWNLCYEHGGKLVDKYVGFAYPAAREHNLYFVSWMHNLGYARERGLTHYVAGWTDPEVKSFLGARFTFTRHAVYARNPLLRALLRRLGSHFESDRRWQTAVEAVDG; encoded by the coding sequence ATGCCTTTCATTTCGCAACTGGAACCGGATGCGTTGCTCGCGGCATTCATGCTGGAGCCGCCGATCGGCTTCGTGGTGGACCATTCGCCGCAGGGCATGCCGGTCTTCGTGGCGCCGTTCGACCTCTTGACCACCGCCGACGAGGCACTGCGCCGTCGCCTGGCTGCCTTGCCGCTGTACCGCCACTGGAGCCGTCTGCTGCGCTGGCGCACCCGCTTCGCCGGCACCACCGTGACCGAGTACGCGCCGCTGCCTGCCGGCGTGTCGCCGGTGCGGCTGGCGCAGGGGTTGAAGGCTGCGTTCGGGCGCGAGTGCGCTCTGCTGATCGTGAAAGACATTGCGCAGGAGTCGCCGCTGCTGGACGAGGCGGCGAATGCCCACGCGGGTGCCTTCGCCGCGGCCTGTGTGGCGGCGGGCTTCGTGTTGCTGGAAGGCCAGGCGCTGGCCTTCGTGCCGATCGACTTCGGCTCGGACGACGACTATCTCGCGCGGCTCTCGCACAGCCGGCGCAAGAATATCCGGCGCAAGCTGCGCTCGCGCGCCGACCTCGAGATCGAGACGCTGCGCACCGGCGACGCCTGCTTCCGCGACGAGGCGACGCTGGCGGCGTTCCATGCGCTGTTCGACAATGTGTATGCACAAAGCACGATCCACTTCGACCGGCTCAGCGCGGCGTTCTTCCGCCTGCTGCTGCAGGATGCGGCCAGCGGTGGCGTGGTGTTCGTCTATCGCCATGCCGGGAAGATGATCGGCTGGAACCTCTGCTACGAACACGGCGGCAAGCTGGTCGACAAGTACGTCGGCTTCGCCTACCCCGCGGCGCGCGAGCACAACCTGTACTTCGTCAGCTGGATGCACAACCTGGGCTACGCGCGCGAACGCGGCCTGACGCATTACGTGGCCGGCTGGACCGACCCGGAGGTGAAGTCCTTCCTCGGCGCGCGCTTCACCTTCACCCGCCACGCGGTGTACGCGCGCAATCCGCTGCTGCGCGCGCTGCTGCGCCGGCTCGGCAGTCACTTCGAGAGCGATCGCCGCTGGCAGACGGCGGTGGAGGCGGTCGATGGATAG
- a CDS encoding efflux RND transporter periplasmic adaptor subunit, whose amino-acid sequence MKPPAFHPSRRTQAARLLRRGGLALAVACLLPACSPAGQAPADSSASPAAAYVAVARGKVDIEGGLLSLAMPREGTLAAVAVHEGDHVKQGQLLAALDTEPARLAVEAAQAQREQAQAQLKLLGIKLAAAKQRARRLAAAADAGAGDGQSADDANEAAAQVDAEQQAARAALSVAGQKLDEARYELKQRSLLAPFDADVVRVSAQPGASVSPASGPLFVLLPQKPRIVRAELNDSFAAAVRPGMPAEVVADSGGAHARWRAHVLRIGQVYGPATLENDPQVRANARTVECVLAFDQPDAEPTRDLRIGQRVTVRFGTASAPKD is encoded by the coding sequence ATGAAGCCGCCAGCCTTCCACCCGTCGCGGCGCACGCAAGCCGCGCGACTGCTCCGCCGCGGCGGCCTCGCGCTGGCCGTCGCGTGCCTGCTGCCGGCCTGTTCGCCCGCCGGCCAGGCGCCGGCCGACAGCAGCGCCTCGCCCGCGGCCGCCTACGTCGCGGTGGCACGCGGCAAGGTCGACATCGAAGGCGGCCTGCTGAGCCTGGCGATGCCGCGCGAGGGCACGCTGGCCGCGGTGGCCGTGCATGAAGGCGACCACGTCAAACAGGGCCAGTTGCTGGCGGCGCTGGACACCGAGCCGGCGCGACTGGCAGTCGAAGCGGCGCAGGCGCAACGCGAACAGGCGCAGGCGCAGCTGAAGCTGCTCGGGATCAAGCTGGCCGCGGCGAAGCAACGCGCCCGGCGGCTGGCCGCCGCGGCCGACGCCGGTGCCGGAGACGGCCAGAGCGCCGACGACGCGAACGAGGCGGCAGCACAGGTCGACGCGGAGCAGCAGGCCGCCCGCGCGGCCCTGAGCGTCGCCGGCCAGAAACTGGACGAGGCCCGCTACGAGCTGAAACAGCGCAGCCTGCTCGCCCCGTTCGACGCCGACGTGGTGCGGGTGTCGGCCCAGCCCGGCGCCAGCGTGTCGCCCGCGTCCGGGCCGCTGTTCGTGCTGCTGCCGCAGAAACCGCGGATCGTCCGCGCCGAGCTCAACGACAGCTTCGCCGCGGCAGTGCGCCCGGGCATGCCGGCCGAGGTGGTCGCCGACAGCGGCGGCGCGCACGCGCGCTGGCGCGCGCACGTGCTGCGCATCGGCCAGGTCTACGGGCCGGCCACGCTGGAGAACGACCCGCAGGTGCGCGCCAACGCGCGCACGGTCGAATGCGTGCTGGCGTTCGACCAGCCCGACGCCGAGCCGACCCGGGATCTGCGCATCGGCCAGCGCGTGACGGTGCGCTTCGGCACCGCCAGCGCGCCGAAAGACTGA
- a CDS encoding DMT family transporter, whose product MKRFYLLGFLLLMGFDTLAQISFKYAGSQALPVQANLAWLLRVFGQPWVYGAVIGYIGAFFTWMALLKRAPIGPAFAASHLEVVSVMLLSIWLFDEQLTLARALGALAIIAGIVCLGLAESREHPAEADAEPARG is encoded by the coding sequence ATGAAGCGCTTCTACCTGCTCGGCTTCCTGCTGCTGATGGGCTTCGACACCCTCGCCCAGATCAGCTTCAAGTATGCCGGCAGCCAGGCGCTGCCGGTGCAGGCCAACCTGGCGTGGCTGCTGCGCGTGTTCGGCCAGCCCTGGGTCTACGGCGCGGTGATCGGCTACATCGGCGCCTTCTTCACCTGGATGGCCCTGCTCAAGCGTGCGCCGATCGGCCCCGCCTTCGCCGCCTCGCACCTGGAAGTGGTGTCGGTGATGCTGCTGTCGATCTGGCTGTTCGACGAACAGCTCACCCTTGCCCGCGCGCTGGGTGCGCTGGCGATCATCGCCGGCATCGTCTGCCTGGGGCTGGCCGAGAGCCGCGAACACCCAGCGGAAGCCGATGCCGAGCCGGCGCGCGGCTAG
- a CDS encoding DegT/DnrJ/EryC1/StrS family aminotransferase, giving the protein MLLRRRHELPPTAGLPLRLADLRPGAPTLADDIAALLGTPPLQLTCSGTAALLLTLATLRELAPRRRRVVVPAYTCPLVAIAVRQAGLELQLCDLRPGHYDMDPSALRAACDERTLAIVPTHLAGRVADVDDALAVARQVGAYVIEDAAQALGARRADGTSVGLAGDAGFFSLAAGKGLSIYEGGLLAARDPALRERLARAAAGVPQRPDWEWRRRLELLGYAALYRPWGLRLAYGAPLRRALRRGDEIAAVGDDFPPTIPLHRVGRWRQAVGSHAVPRLPAFLAQLSAQAQRRLPRLRQIGGIDVLDDPAGACGTWPFFLLLLPDRRRRDAALAQLWPAGYGASRLFIHALPDYPYLADVVPAADVPHARDLAARSLSLGNSPWLTDADFETICGVLGNG; this is encoded by the coding sequence ATGCTGCTCCGTCGCCGCCACGAATTGCCGCCCACCGCCGGCCTGCCGCTGCGCCTCGCCGACCTGCGCCCCGGGGCGCCGACGCTGGCCGACGACATCGCCGCGCTGCTGGGCACACCGCCGCTGCAGCTGACCTGTTCCGGCACCGCGGCGCTGCTGCTGACGCTGGCCACGCTGCGCGAGCTGGCGCCGCGCCGCCGCCGCGTGGTGGTGCCGGCGTACACCTGCCCGCTGGTGGCGATCGCCGTGCGGCAGGCCGGGTTGGAGCTGCAGCTGTGCGACCTGCGGCCCGGCCACTACGACATGGACCCGTCCGCGCTGCGCGCGGCCTGCGACGAGCGCACGCTGGCGATCGTGCCCACCCACCTGGCCGGCCGCGTCGCCGACGTGGACGACGCGCTCGCCGTGGCGCGCCAGGTCGGCGCGTACGTGATCGAGGATGCCGCGCAGGCGCTGGGCGCACGCCGGGCCGACGGCACCAGCGTGGGGCTGGCCGGCGACGCGGGCTTCTTCAGCCTGGCCGCCGGCAAGGGCCTGTCGATCTACGAGGGCGGCCTGCTCGCTGCGCGCGACCCCGCGCTGCGCGAGCGGCTGGCCCGCGCCGCCGCGGGCGTGCCGCAACGGCCGGACTGGGAGTGGCGGCGCCGCCTCGAACTGCTCGGCTACGCCGCGCTGTACCGGCCGTGGGGCCTGCGCCTGGCCTACGGCGCACCGCTGCGCCGCGCGCTGCGCCGCGGCGACGAGATCGCCGCGGTGGGCGACGACTTCCCGCCGACGATCCCGCTGCACCGCGTCGGCCGCTGGCGGCAGGCGGTGGGCTCGCATGCCGTGCCGCGGCTGCCGGCGTTTCTCGCCCAGCTGTCCGCGCAGGCGCAACGTCGCCTGCCGCGGTTGCGCCAGATCGGCGGCATCGACGTGCTCGACGACCCCGCCGGCGCCTGCGGCACCTGGCCATTCTTCCTGCTGCTGCTGCCCGACCGCCGGCGCCGTGACGCCGCGCTGGCGCAGCTGTGGCCGGCCGGCTACGGCGCCAGCCGGCTGTTCATCCACGCCCTGCCCGACTACCCCTATCTCGCCGACGTGGTTCCCGCCGCGGACGTGCCGCACGCCCGCGACTTGGCCGCGCGCAGCCTCAGCCTCGGCAACAGCCCGTGGCTGACCGACGCGGACTTCGAGACGATCTGCGGCGTGCTCGGCAACGGCTGA
- a CDS encoding TolC family protein: MPRPLSKTTSKHGWLTCLLGAVACGLAGCAAPLPRLAPPVPARWQHAVAADPARPTDLHGWWHAFADPALDALVDRALAGNLDVAQAVERLRAVRTLHERAHARYLPELHARTHDAIDPDASASFLMAGFDASWELGLFGRAEGTRRESQGALDAGVADLHAARVSLVAEVVREWIGLRTAQQQEQLLQQISRQRRQAWELQQTRQRLQLAAPGAVDQAQAAWAQAEAALAAPRQAIDASAQRLAVLLGQNHPDPAWLQAGAPPELGAWRLDGTPAELLRTRPEIARAEADVLRTAGELALTHAELFPSVGFGASMVWATDINNNHRISTTPNGIASLGPMIDIPLFDWGMRLAATHAKAHELRASVLAYRQAVLQGVAEVETALGSLQQQRQREQQDRQAWQALQRADQAVQVRARLRLDGPLDRLESRVAADQAALELADARAAHGLAYVALFKALGGAPLPAPDTEQAASPAPADAHGAPR; this comes from the coding sequence GTGCCACGGCCACTGAGCAAGACAACCTCGAAGCACGGGTGGCTTACCTGCCTGCTCGGTGCCGTGGCCTGCGGGCTGGCCGGCTGCGCCGCGCCGCTGCCCCGGCTGGCGCCGCCGGTGCCTGCGCGCTGGCAGCATGCGGTCGCCGCGGATCCGGCGCGACCGACCGACCTGCATGGCTGGTGGCACGCCTTTGCCGACCCCGCGCTGGATGCGCTGGTGGATCGCGCGCTGGCCGGCAACCTCGACGTGGCGCAGGCGGTCGAGCGGCTGCGTGCCGTGCGCACCTTGCACGAACGCGCCCACGCCCGCTATCTGCCGGAGCTGCACGCGCGCACCCATGACGCGATCGATCCGGACGCCAGCGCCTCGTTCCTGATGGCCGGTTTCGATGCCAGCTGGGAACTGGGCCTGTTCGGTCGCGCCGAAGGCACCCGGCGCGAATCGCAGGGCGCCCTGGATGCCGGCGTGGCGGACCTGCACGCCGCGCGGGTCAGCCTGGTCGCCGAAGTGGTGCGCGAATGGATCGGCCTGCGCACCGCGCAGCAGCAGGAGCAGTTGCTGCAGCAGATCAGCCGGCAGCGCCGGCAGGCGTGGGAACTGCAGCAGACGCGGCAGCGCCTGCAGCTGGCGGCGCCCGGCGCGGTGGACCAGGCGCAGGCCGCCTGGGCGCAGGCCGAAGCCGCACTGGCGGCACCACGTCAGGCGATCGACGCCAGCGCGCAGCGGCTGGCCGTCCTGCTCGGGCAGAACCACCCCGACCCGGCGTGGCTGCAGGCGGGCGCGCCGCCCGAGCTGGGCGCCTGGCGACTCGACGGCACCCCGGCCGAGCTGCTGCGCACGCGGCCCGAGATCGCCCGCGCCGAGGCGGACGTGCTGCGCACCGCCGGCGAACTGGCGTTGACCCACGCCGAGCTGTTTCCCAGCGTCGGCTTCGGCGCCTCGATGGTCTGGGCCACCGACATCAACAACAACCATCGCATTTCGACCACCCCGAACGGCATCGCCTCGCTGGGCCCGATGATCGACATCCCGCTGTTCGACTGGGGCATGCGGCTGGCCGCCACGCACGCCAAGGCGCACGAGCTGAGGGCCAGCGTGCTGGCCTACCGGCAGGCCGTGCTGCAGGGCGTGGCCGAGGTGGAAACCGCGCTGGGCAGCCTGCAGCAGCAACGCCAGCGCGAACAGCAGGACAGGCAGGCGTGGCAGGCGCTGCAGCGCGCCGACCAGGCCGTGCAGGTGCGCGCCCGGCTGCGCCTGGACGGCCCGCTCGATCGCCTCGAAAGCCGGGTCGCCGCCGACCAGGCCGCGCTCGAGCTGGCCGATGCGCGCGCTGCGCACGGCCTCGCCTACGTGGCGCTGTTCAAGGCGCTGGGCGGCGCACCGCTGCCCGCGCCGGATACCGAACAGGCCGCCTCGCCGGCGCCCGCCGACGCCCACGGAGCGCCGCGCTGA
- a CDS encoding ABC transporter ATP-binding protein: MHPAPVAEPLGTPALQAENVSKAFVSGHQRTQVLDHFSLSIDAGELTLISGPSGCGKSTLLAILSGLQKVDSGRVRALGSELGQLDLRALERFRLQHTGFVFQGFNLFPALSAFEQVELPLNHMGLSRDEARRRAQQSLEEVGLAHRMQLRPSELSGGEKQRVAIARALAKQPELLFADEPTSALDAANGQIIIDILHRIAHTHGTTVLCVSHDPRLVVHADRVLAMEDGRILSDRRNRAAVIDSKENPA; the protein is encoded by the coding sequence ATGCATCCCGCCCCTGTCGCCGAACCGCTGGGCACGCCCGCGCTGCAGGCCGAGAACGTCAGCAAGGCGTTCGTCTCCGGCCACCAGCGCACGCAGGTGCTGGACCACTTCTCGCTGAGCATCGACGCCGGCGAACTGACCCTGATCTCGGGCCCGTCCGGCTGCGGCAAGAGCACCCTGCTGGCGATCCTGAGCGGGTTGCAGAAGGTCGACAGCGGCCGTGTGCGGGCGCTCGGCAGCGAGCTGGGCCAGCTCGACCTGCGCGCGCTGGAACGCTTCCGCCTGCAGCACACCGGCTTCGTGTTCCAGGGCTTCAACCTGTTTCCCGCGCTGTCCGCGTTCGAGCAGGTCGAGCTGCCGCTGAACCACATGGGCCTGTCGCGCGACGAGGCACGCCGGCGCGCGCAGCAGTCGTTGGAGGAAGTCGGCCTGGCGCACCGCATGCAGCTGCGTCCGTCCGAGCTGTCCGGCGGCGAGAAACAGCGCGTGGCGATCGCCCGCGCGCTGGCCAAGCAGCCCGAGCTACTGTTCGCCGACGAACCGACCAGCGCGCTGGACGCCGCCAACGGCCAGATCATCATCGACATCCTGCACCGGATCGCCCATACCCACGGCACCACCGTGCTGTGCGTCAGCCACGACCCGCGCCTGGTCGTCCACGCCGATCGCGTGCTGGCCATGGAAGACGGCCGTATCCTCAGCGACCGGCGCAATCGCGCCGCGGTCATCGACAGCAAGGAAAACCCCGCATGA
- a CDS encoding EamA family transporter, with protein MMPAEGSISTLVAGLWLLNIVLDTGGQLAFKAAAGDEAAGDGLARWKHMASRPWLWLGVASYVIEFLVWIAFLSLIPLSEGVLLGSINIVAIMVAGRFLFGEKLTRLRVTGILLVTLGVAIVGLGT; from the coding sequence ATGATGCCGGCGGAAGGCTCCATCTCCACCCTCGTGGCGGGCCTGTGGCTGCTCAACATCGTGCTCGACACCGGCGGCCAGCTGGCGTTCAAGGCCGCCGCCGGCGATGAAGCGGCCGGTGATGGCCTGGCGCGCTGGAAGCACATGGCATCACGGCCCTGGCTATGGCTGGGCGTGGCCAGCTACGTGATCGAGTTCCTGGTGTGGATCGCGTTCCTGTCGCTGATCCCGCTGTCCGAAGGCGTGCTGCTGGGCTCGATCAACATCGTGGCGATCATGGTCGCCGGACGCTTCCTGTTCGGCGAAAAGCTGACCCGGCTGCGGGTCACCGGCATCCTGCTGGTCACGCTGGGCGTGGCGATCGTGGGGCTGGGCACATGA
- a CDS encoding alpha/beta hydrolase, with product MIQQTDFFLEGGRSGVLLIHGLTGTPMEMKLLGKGLNNAGFTVHGMQLAGHCGNVEDLLATGWRDWYASVERAADAMLGKVDQLFVGGLSMGALLALKLAADRPGRIAGVGVYGATFRYDGWSIPKLARLSFLLPLLKKLGIGRDRSFMEQPPYGIRDERLRAQVSAAMLGGDSAAAGLPGNPWYSLAEMYGLAASVRRQLPQVTAPCLVAHASDDDVASPKNAELVVRGVSAPTELLLLEDSYHMITIDKQRRTLIDRSAAFFDGIVASNGTQRVAA from the coding sequence GTGATCCAGCAGACCGACTTTTTCCTCGAGGGCGGGCGCAGCGGCGTGCTGCTGATCCATGGCCTCACCGGCACGCCGATGGAAATGAAGCTGCTGGGCAAGGGCCTGAACAACGCCGGCTTCACCGTGCACGGCATGCAGCTGGCCGGCCACTGCGGCAACGTCGAGGACCTGCTCGCCACCGGCTGGCGCGACTGGTATGCCAGCGTCGAGCGGGCGGCCGACGCGATGCTCGGCAAGGTCGACCAGTTGTTCGTCGGCGGCCTCTCGATGGGTGCGCTGCTGGCGCTGAAACTGGCCGCGGACCGGCCCGGGCGGATCGCCGGCGTGGGCGTCTACGGCGCCACCTTCCGCTACGACGGCTGGAGCATCCCGAAACTGGCACGGCTATCGTTCCTGCTGCCACTGCTGAAGAAACTGGGCATCGGCCGCGACCGCAGCTTCATGGAGCAGCCACCCTACGGCATCCGCGACGAGCGCCTGCGCGCGCAGGTCAGCGCGGCGATGCTCGGCGGCGACAGCGCCGCCGCCGGCCTGCCCGGCAATCCGTGGTACTCGCTGGCCGAAATGTACGGCCTGGCCGCCAGCGTGCGGCGCCAGCTGCCGCAGGTGACCGCGCCGTGCCTGGTCGCCCATGCCAGCGACGACGACGTCGCCAGCCCGAAGAACGCCGAGCTGGTGGTGCGCGGAGTCAGCGCACCGACCGAATTGCTGCTGCTCGAGGACAGCTACCACATGATCACCATCGACAAGCAGCGGCGCACCCTGATCGATCGCTCGGCGGCATTCTTCGACGGCATCGTCGCGTCGAACGGCACGCAGCGCGTCGCTGCCTGA
- a CDS encoding ABC transporter permease produces the protein MVALARKTLIYEWRRFLPAMLAVGFAGLLQLLQIALVLGIFGSTSLYITGSSADVWVGYPGTQSVSLGRTIDPDVESRLLMDPAVQQVEPYLWVDGDWRGPRETGGVSVFVSGIDPAADGLMFSKTLSPALRARLAEPDAIVIDRSAQDQLGVDVGQTATINGQQVRVVGISTGLRALGGVNVLCSLDTARRLNNDPTDAGPTYLVAKLRDPAQADMVATRLRGDTAFGPYTAWSASDFARLSVRYWLFDTGAGAGVLFLAGIVFLVGAAITSQTLIAAVNGSVREYATLNALGVGVNALRKVVLEQAFWVGALGLLGASVLGIVLMLLARSQDVPVILNVPAALACIILVMGLAAVSGLAAMRSLRRADPATLLR, from the coding sequence ATGGTGGCCCTGGCGCGCAAGACGCTGATCTACGAGTGGCGGCGCTTCCTGCCGGCGATGCTGGCGGTCGGTTTCGCCGGCCTGCTGCAGCTGCTGCAGATCGCGCTGGTGCTGGGCATCTTCGGCAGTACCAGCCTGTACATCACCGGCTCGTCGGCCGACGTGTGGGTGGGCTACCCCGGCACGCAGAGCGTGAGCCTGGGCCGCACGATCGACCCCGACGTGGAGTCGCGCCTGCTGATGGATCCGGCGGTGCAGCAGGTCGAGCCGTACCTGTGGGTCGACGGCGACTGGCGCGGGCCGCGCGAGACCGGTGGCGTCTCGGTGTTCGTTTCCGGCATCGATCCGGCCGCCGACGGGCTGATGTTCTCCAAAACCCTTTCGCCGGCGCTGCGCGCGCGACTGGCCGAACCGGACGCGATCGTGATCGACCGCTCCGCGCAGGACCAGCTTGGCGTCGACGTCGGCCAGACCGCCACCATCAACGGCCAGCAGGTGCGCGTGGTCGGCATCAGCACGGGTCTGCGCGCACTCGGCGGGGTCAACGTGCTGTGCTCGCTGGACACCGCGCGCCGGCTGAACAACGATCCGACCGATGCCGGGCCGACCTACCTGGTGGCGAAACTGCGCGACCCGGCCCAGGCCGACATGGTGGCGACGCGCCTGCGCGGCGACACCGCCTTCGGCCCGTACACGGCATGGAGCGCCAGCGACTTCGCCCGGCTCTCGGTGCGCTACTGGCTGTTCGACACCGGCGCCGGCGCCGGCGTGCTGTTCCTGGCCGGCATCGTGTTCCTGGTCGGTGCGGCGATCACCAGCCAGACCCTGATCGCCGCGGTCAACGGCTCGGTGCGCGAATACGCCACGCTCAACGCGCTCGGCGTGGGCGTGAACGCGTTGCGCAAGGTGGTGCTGGAGCAGGCGTTCTGGGTCGGCGCACTGGGCCTGCTCGGCGCCAGCGTGCTCGGCATCGTGCTGATGCTGCTGGCACGCAGCCAGGACGTGCCGGTGATCCTCAATGTTCCGGCGGCGCTGGCCTGCATCATCCTGGTGATGGGCCTGGCTGCCGTCTCCGGGCTGGCCGCGATGCGCAGCCTGCGCCGCGCCGACCCCGCGACCTTGCTGAGGTAG
- a CDS encoding ArnT family glycosyltransferase, whose product MTVAPHTGFIGRFREEPRLQALAALLLLLPPVFFLFPVPIDETRYLAVAWNMRLSGQWLVPWLDGAPYSDKAPLLFWLINLVWAVTGVHAWAARLLELLLALATLPLLASLGRRLGAAPAAVQASLWLWLGCAAFAVYAGTVMFDMLLTLCTLVAWRATPALTGRRWPLAVVAMALALGAGTLVKGPVALLVGGVPALLAPWWRPQTRPLATWLRLLAALLGAVLLALAWALPAARAGGTQYADAIFLRQTLGRVVQSFAHARPWWWYLPILPAMLLPWVAAIGRGEAAAAGGSRMLDRFVAAAFVPGFVLFSLISGKQPHYLLPLLPALTLAGGVRLGAGRWRVVGWRVGLLLALIGIAVAVGLGKLAVDHAGRIGAIACGVLIVVVGLSFVVGRRTPPLPVGRAALGMLAALLLGKLAFVLAAGPRYDIAAAARRVAAAQQAGVPLLFAGPQYGLLTFAGRLTAPIPATSNPAAVAVWAHAHPQGWVISSEPDYRYPATPLYRQPYRDGSLRIWRAGDVTGAMAAPSRD is encoded by the coding sequence ATGACGGTAGCACCGCACACGGGTTTCATCGGCCGGTTCCGCGAGGAGCCACGGCTGCAGGCGCTCGCGGCGCTGCTTCTGCTGCTGCCGCCGGTGTTCTTCCTGTTTCCGGTACCGATCGACGAGACGCGCTACCTCGCCGTGGCGTGGAACATGCGCCTCAGCGGCCAGTGGCTGGTGCCGTGGCTGGACGGCGCGCCGTACTCGGACAAGGCGCCGCTGCTGTTCTGGCTGATCAACCTGGTGTGGGCGGTAACCGGCGTGCATGCCTGGGCGGCGCGCCTGCTGGAGCTGCTGCTGGCGCTGGCCACGCTGCCGCTGCTCGCCTCGCTCGGCCGGCGGCTGGGTGCCGCACCCGCCGCCGTGCAGGCCTCGTTGTGGCTGTGGCTGGGCTGCGCCGCGTTCGCGGTGTACGCCGGCACGGTGATGTTCGACATGCTGCTCACGCTGTGCACGCTGGTGGCGTGGCGGGCCACGCCAGCGCTGACCGGCCGGCGCTGGCCGCTCGCGGTGGTGGCGATGGCGCTGGCGCTGGGTGCGGGGACGCTGGTCAAGGGGCCGGTCGCGCTGCTGGTGGGCGGCGTGCCGGCGCTGCTGGCACCGTGGTGGCGGCCGCAGACGCGGCCGCTGGCGACCTGGCTGCGGCTACTCGCCGCGCTGCTCGGCGCTGTGCTGCTGGCGCTGGCCTGGGCGCTGCCCGCGGCCAGGGCGGGCGGCACGCAGTACGCGGACGCGATCTTCCTGCGCCAGACGCTGGGCCGCGTGGTGCAGAGCTTCGCGCACGCCCGGCCGTGGTGGTGGTACCTGCCGATCCTGCCGGCGATGCTGCTGCCGTGGGTGGCGGCAATCGGGCGCGGCGAGGCCGCCGCAGCCGGTGGCAGCCGGATGCTGGACCGCTTCGTGGCGGCCGCGTTCGTGCCCGGCTTCGTGCTGTTCAGCCTGATCAGCGGCAAGCAGCCGCACTACCTGCTGCCGTTGCTGCCGGCGCTGACGCTGGCCGGCGGGGTTCGCCTCGGCGCAGGCCGCTGGCGCGTGGTGGGCTGGCGCGTCGGGCTGCTGCTGGCGCTGATCGGCATCGCCGTGGCGGTCGGCCTGGGCAAGCTCGCGGTCGATCATGCCGGCCGCATCGGGGCGATCGCCTGCGGCGTGCTGATCGTCGTGGTGGGGCTGTCGTTCGTGGTGGGGCGACGGACGCCGCCGCTGCCGGTGGGCCGCGCCGCGCTCGGCATGCTGGCGGCGCTGCTGCTGGGCAAGCTCGCCTTCGTGCTGGCCGCCGGCCCGCGCTACGACATCGCGGCGGCCGCCCGCCGCGTGGCCGCCGCGCAACAGGCTGGCGTGCCGCTGCTGTTCGCCGGCCCGCAGTACGGCCTGCTCACTTTCGCCGGACGGCTGACCGCGCCGATCCCGGCCACCAGCAACCCGGCCGCGGTGGCCGTCTGGGCGCATGCGCATCCGCAAGGCTGGGTGATCAGCAGCGAGCCGGACTACCGCTACCCGGCCACCCCGCTGTACCGCCAGCCCTATCGCGACGGCAGCCTGCGCATCTGGCGCGCCGGCGACGTCACCGGCGCGATGGCGGCTCCATCGCGCGATTAG